In the genome of Moorena sp. SIOASIH, the window TGAAATTAGATGGAGGCTGTGCTGGACTATTTTCTGATCAAGAACTTGCCCAAGGACAGGGGATTGTATCTACGGAAGAAGACAATAAAGCACTTAACAGCATCCAGCCACAGCATTTCCAACCCTTGCTCTCCTGCGAAAAACTTATTTTTGACCAACAAGACCTGCTCCACTTAAGCCAAGGAAATATTGCTGCTTGCTTTGGGAGTAATTACCAACAACAGGGCAATCCATCACTGCGTTTGCCTCCCCAGAAACTGTTGATGATTGACCGTGTCATTGACATTGATACCCAAGGAGGAGCAGCAGGATTAGGCTTAGTGATGGGGACAAAATCCGTGACACCAGAGGATTGGTATTTTCTCTGTCACTTTAAAAATGACCCTACCATGCCTGGTAGTCTCATGGTTGAAGGAAGTTGTCAGTTGTTGCAATTTTATCTACTGTTCTTAGGGCTACAAACCCGTACGGTAGATGCTAGGTTTCAGCCCATTGCTGAACTTGCCATGAGTTCTCGTTTTCGCGGACAAGTCACTCCCGGGTCTGGTACATTAGTCTACCAACTAGAAATTACTGAAATCGGACTGTCTCCCCAACCGTTTGCGTCCGCTAACGTGGATATTATCTTTGCTGGCAAAACCATTGCTGCGATTAAGAACTTGGGCTTACAGTTATCGGAAAAACAGCCAGTATCTCAAAAGCAGCTAGGGACATTACCTAGTCAAATCACCACACCTGAACCACCAGCTTTATTTAGTTCAGAGCAACTCAAAGAACTGGCGCAAGGTTCTGTGACTCGCTGTCTGGGACAAGAATTCAAAATTTATGACAATCGCCGTTGCGTCCGTGTACCGAATAATGAGTTTTGCTTAATTAGTCGAGTCTTAGATGTAGAGGGTAAACGGCACGAATTAAAGCCAAATTCAACAATTACTACAGACTATGATGTTTCTCCAACAGCTTGGTTCTATAACCACAACTCCTACCCTTATTTGCCTTATTGTGCATACATTGAAATTGCAGGTCAACCGTGCATTTTCTTGGGTGTTCACTTGGGTACAACTTTGTTATTCCCAGATGAAGATCTATATTTCCGAAATCTGGATGGTGAAGGAAAAGTTCTCAAGGATATCGATCTCCGAGGCAAAACTATCACTGACAAGGTGACAATGCTCTCATCAACTGCTGTCAAAGGCGCGATTATTCAAAAGTTTGATTTCCAACTGTTCTGCGATGGGGAAGAATTTTACCAGGGGAATATGGTATTTGGGTATTTTAGTCACCAAGTACTGGCTAACCAAGTGGGTTTAGATAATGGTAAACTAGTGCCACCCTGGTATGAACAAAGTTTAAATTGTAGCGCGATTACGATTAACCTGAAAGCTCCTGAAAATCGGCAGAAATTTTATCACGCTCCACCTCATAAGCCTCATTACCGTCTAGCTCACAGTCAGTTAGATTTTCTAGATGATGTTATGATTATAGAAGCAGGCGGAAAGTATCAAAAAGGCTACATTTATGCCAGTACAGAGATTACCCCAAATGACTGGTTTTTCTCCCGTCACTTTTATCAAGATCCAGTGATGCCAGGGGCGCTAGGGGTGGAAGCTATCTTGCAAGCTATGCAAGTTTATGCCCTGGAGCTAGATTTGGGTAAATCCTTTAAATCACCTCGGTTTGGACAAGTCCTTAATCATCAAATTACTTGGAAATATCGGGGTCAGATTACTCCAGAAAACCGCAAAATGTTCTTGGAAGTTCACATCTCATCTATTGAAGTTGAGAATGAACAGATCAAGATTATTGGTGATGCTAGTTTGTGGAAAGATAACATGAGGATTTACGAAATTAAGGATATTGCGATTGGCTTGTTAGAAGCCTAGGGCGTGTCTTCAAAGTTTTCCGCAAGATTTAGATCCCCCCCAGCCCCCCGCGCGGAAGGGGGGAGCCATGTTTTCCGCAAGATTTAGATCCCCGCCAGCCCCCTTAATAAGGGGGGAGCCATACTCAAAGTCCCCCTTTTTTAAGGGGGATTTAGGGGGATCTCCGAGTTGAAAACACGCCCTAGGGTTTAAGGATTTAGCTGATAGCTATCAGCTATCAGTGGTCAGCTATCAGCTAATGGGTTAGGTCACAGGCTGGAAGCCTGTGCCACCCTACACCCTAAACCCTACACCCTACTCCCTACTCCCTACTCCCTACTCCCTACTCCCTACACCCTACACCCTACTCCCTACTCCCTACTCCCTACTCCCTATTAAAACCATGTTAGAAAACGGCAATAAACCAAACAATTCATCCGCTACTATATTAACTGAAAATTACAGTAACTACAATAGTTTTCATGGGATAAATTCAAGTCAGCCAAGTTATTCAGAGTTAATTTCTTTTGATGATATTGGAATTCAAACTAAGCTGCTGAATTTACAGCAACCCTGTTATGTAGTTACCAACCAAGGTCGGATTGGAATCGCTAATCAAAGCAATGGGTTTGATAGTTATCAAAGTCAGCTGGTACAAACCCTGATGGTTGCGCCATCGCTGCCACCTCAACAATTAGGCGATCGCAATTTCCGAGAGTTTCATGGGCTTAAGTATGCCTATGCTGCTGGTGCGATGGCGGGAGGTATTGCTTCGGAGGCTATGGTTATTGCTCTGGGCAAAGCTGGAATTCTCGGTAGTTTCGGCTCTGCTGGTTTAGTACCTAACCGGGTTGAAGCTGCCATTAAACAAATTCAAGAAGCCCTGCCCCACGGTCCCTACGCTTTTAATCTAATTCACAGCCCTAGTGAAGAAGCTTTAGAACGAGGAGCGGTTGAGTTGTATCTCAAACACGGTGTCAAGACCGTTGAGGCTTCTGCTTTTATGGATTTAACTCCTCATATTGTATATTATCGAGCTGCTGGATTGAGTCTCAATTCAGTGGGTGAAATTGAGGTAAATAACAAAATCATTGCTAAAATTTCTCGTCCAGAAGTAGCTAGGAAATTTTTAGAGCCAGCCCCAACTAAACTTCTGCGGCAACTGGTTGAACAAGGATTGATTACCGAGTTACAGGCTACCCTAGCTGAAAAAATCCCGATGGCGGATGACATCACGGTAGAAGCAGATTCTGGTGGCCATACCGATAATCGTTCTTTAGTCTGTCTTCTGCCTTCTATCATCGTATTGCGGGATGAAATTCAGCAGCAATACGGTTACCAGCAACAAGTGAGAGTTGGTGCTGCAGGAGGGATTGGCACACCAGAGTCAGCCTTAGCGGCTTTTATGATGGGGGCGGCTTATGTGGTGACTGGGTCAGTTAATCAAGCCTGTGTGGAAGCTGGTACCTCTGACCACACCAAACGCTTACTGGCTAAAGCTGGTATGGCTGACGTAACCATGGCTCCCTGTGCGGATATGTTTGAGATGGGGGTGAAGGTGCAACTACTCAAACGAGGTACTCTCTTCCCAATGCGAGCTCAAAAATTGTACGACCTGTACAGAAGCTATAACTCGATTGAAGAGATTCCTGTTGAGGAAAGAAATAAGTTAGAAACCCAAGTGTTGGGCAAGAGTATTGAATCGGTTTGGCAGGATACAGTAGCCTATTTCACTAAACGGGACCCTGAACAAATTACCCGAGCTACTAACAATCCTAAGCGCAAAATGGCTCTAATTTTCCGCTGGTATCTAGGCTTATCATCTCGCTGGTCTAGTGCTGGTGAAAAGGGTCGGGAAATGGATTATCAAATCTGGTGTGGTCCTGCTATGGGTTCCTTTAATGAATGGGTAAAAGGGTCTTACTTAGCTCAACCCGAAGCGCGCCATGTGGTAGATGTTGCCCACCACATTATGACTGGAGCTGCTTACTTATATCGCCTGCAAAGTTTGAAACTACAGGGATTACAAATGCCAGGGCATTATAGTTATTATTGTCCGATGCCTTTAAGCTAGTAATGTTAGCTATCAGCGGTCAGCGGTCAGATTAATCGTAGGGTGGGCAGTGCCTAGCAATGAGTTTTGTAAGGTGATATGTATTAAGCACTGCCC includes:
- a CDS encoding PfaD family polyunsaturated fatty acid/polyketide biosynthesis protein, coding for MPPYTLNPTPYSLLPTPYSLLPTPYTLLPTPYSLLPIKTMLENGNKPNNSSATILTENYSNYNSFHGINSSQPSYSELISFDDIGIQTKLLNLQQPCYVVTNQGRIGIANQSNGFDSYQSQLVQTLMVAPSLPPQQLGDRNFREFHGLKYAYAAGAMAGGIASEAMVIALGKAGILGSFGSAGLVPNRVEAAIKQIQEALPHGPYAFNLIHSPSEEALERGAVELYLKHGVKTVEASAFMDLTPHIVYYRAAGLSLNSVGEIEVNNKIIAKISRPEVARKFLEPAPTKLLRQLVEQGLITELQATLAEKIPMADDITVEADSGGHTDNRSLVCLLPSIIVLRDEIQQQYGYQQQVRVGAAGGIGTPESALAAFMMGAAYVVTGSVNQACVEAGTSDHTKRLLAKAGMADVTMAPCADMFEMGVKVQLLKRGTLFPMRAQKLYDLYRSYNSIEEIPVEERNKLETQVLGKSIESVWQDTVAYFTKRDPEQITRATNNPKRKMALIFRWYLGLSSRWSSAGEKGREMDYQIWCGPAMGSFNEWVKGSYLAQPEARHVVDVAHHIMTGAAYLYRLQSLKLQGLQMPGHYSYYCPMPLS